Proteins from a single region of Acidimicrobiia bacterium:
- a CDS encoding glycoside hydrolase family 43 protein: protein MTTRRLASRRSDFGRRRILGVMAIVAVLALVVSAVVVVQVLRTTPCDDVHFGSASGPVKASSQPPPIGRLGIVRTLRQFVHGGSAAVFCDDFPDPSVLRLGDSYYAYATNTAGFNVPVLATHGLFGTGGRREALPKLPGWASRDWTFHPSVLVRGHAYVLYYSARVTASGANCLSVAFATRPAGPFVDHSAAPLVCPPGGAIDPSVFVAASGQAFLIWKNYDAIVSQPLSADGASLIGTPSSLLTASQPWQDGSVEGPSMVGFAGRYYLFYAGNHWQTAGYAIGYATCATPAGSCVDVPGPWLTSGKGVQGPGAPGFFTDPSGQQWMSLAAWLNHRVGYPWGGRDLFVLKMSFPDGLPVAS, encoded by the coding sequence GTGACCACCCGGCGGCTCGCGTCGCGCCGCTCCGACTTCGGCCGCCGGCGGATCCTCGGCGTCATGGCGATTGTCGCCGTCCTCGCGCTCGTGGTCAGCGCGGTCGTCGTCGTGCAGGTCCTGCGCACGACCCCGTGTGACGATGTTCACTTTGGTTCAGCCAGCGGTCCGGTCAAGGCATCGAGCCAGCCGCCTCCGATCGGACGACTCGGGATCGTTCGCACGCTGCGACAGTTCGTCCACGGGGGGTCGGCCGCCGTCTTCTGCGACGACTTTCCGGACCCGTCAGTACTGCGGCTGGGTGACTCCTACTACGCGTACGCGACGAACACAGCCGGCTTCAACGTGCCGGTCCTCGCGACCCACGGGCTGTTCGGGACCGGGGGACGTCGCGAGGCCCTGCCGAAGCTCCCGGGCTGGGCGAGCCGGGACTGGACCTTCCACCCCTCGGTGCTCGTGCGGGGTCACGCCTATGTCCTCTACTACTCGGCCCGTGTCACCGCGTCAGGCGCGAACTGCCTCTCGGTGGCGTTCGCCACCCGCCCGGCGGGCCCATTCGTCGATCACAGCGCGGCTCCACTGGTCTGCCCCCCCGGCGGCGCCATTGATCCCAGCGTCTTTGTCGCCGCCTCCGGCCAGGCGTTCCTGATCTGGAAGAACTACGACGCCATCGTGAGCCAACCGCTCAGCGCCGACGGCGCGTCGCTGATCGGCACGCCGAGCTCGCTCCTCACTGCAAGCCAACCGTGGCAAGACGGCAGCGTCGAGGGTCCCAGCATGGTGGGCTTCGCCGGCCGGTATTACCTCTTCTATGCGGGCAACCATTGGCAGACCGCCGGCTACGCCATCGGCTACGCCACGTGCGCCACGCCGGCCGGATCGTGCGTCGACGTCCCAGGCCCTTGGCTCACCTCCGGGAAGGGCGTACAGGGCCCCGGCGCCCCCGGCTTCTTCACGGATCCGTCCGGACAACAGTGGATGTCCCTCGCGGCGTGGCTCAACCACCGAGTCGGCTACCCCTGGGGTGGGCGTGACCTGTTCGTCCTCAAGATGAGCTTTCCCGACGGCTTGCCCGTCGCCAGCTGA